Proteins from a genomic interval of Panthera uncia isolate 11264 chromosome C1 unlocalized genomic scaffold, Puncia_PCG_1.0 HiC_scaffold_4, whole genome shotgun sequence:
- the TMOD4 gene encoding tropomodulin-4, producing the protein MSSYQKELEKYRDIDEDEILKTLSPEELEQLDCELQEMDPENMLLPAGLRQRDQTKKSPTGPLDRDALLQYLEQQALEVKERDDLVPFTGEKKGKPYIQPKREIPAQEQITLEPELEEALAHATDAEMCDIAAILGMYTLMSNKQYYDAICSGEICNTEGISSVVQPDKYKPVPDEPPNPTNIEEILKSVRNNDKELEEVNLNNIQDIPIPMLTELCEAMKTNTYVRSLSLVATRSGDPIANAVADMLRENRSLQSLNIESNFISSTGLMAVLKAVRENATLTELRVDNQRQWPGDAVEMEMATVLEQCPSIVRFGYHFTQQGPRARAAQAMTRNNELRRQQKKR; encoded by the exons ATGTCATCGTATCAGAAGGAACTGGAGAAATACAGAGACATAGATGAAGATGAGATTCTAAAGACCTTGAGCCCCGAGGAGCTGGAGCAGCTGGACTGCGAGCTACAGGAGATGGACCCTGAG AACATGCTCCTGCCCGCTGGACTAAGACAACGTGACCAGACAAAGAAGAGCCCAACGGGGCCACTGGACCGGGATGCCCTTTTGCAGTATCTGGAACAGCAGGCACTAGAGGTCAAAGAACGTGATGACTTGGTGCCCTTCACAGGCGAGAAGAAGG GGAAACCCTACATTCAGCCCAAGAGGGAAATTCCTGCACAGGAGCAGATCACTCTGGAGCCTGAACTGGAAGAGGCATTGGCCCATGCCACAGATGCCGAAATGTGTGATATTGCAG CAATTCTGGGCATGTACACACTGATGAGCAACAAGCAATACTATGACGCCATCTGCAGCGGAGAAATCTGCAACACCGAAGGCATTAGCA GTGTGGTGCAGCCTGACAAGTACAAGCCGGTGCCAGATGAGCCCCCAAATCCCACAAACATTGAGGAGATACTAAAGAGCGTTCGAAACAATGAcaaggagctggaggaggtgaACCTCAATAACATACAG GACATCCCAATACCCATGCTAACTGAGTTGTGTGAGGCCATGAAGACAAATACCTATGTCCGGAGCCTCAGTCTGGTGGCCACAAGGAGTGGTGACCCCATCGCCAAT GCGGTGGCTGACATGTTGCGTGAGAATCGTAGCCTCCAGAGCCTGAACATTGAATCCAACTTCATTAGCAGCACAGGGCTCATGGCTGTGCTGAAGGCAGTTCGGGAAAATGCCACACTCACTGAGCTCCGTGTAGACAACCAG CGCCAGTGGCCTGGCGATGCAGTGGAGATGGAGATGGCCACCGTGCTCGAGCAGTGTCCCTCCATTGTCCGCTTTGGCTACCACTTCACACAGCAGGGGCCACGTGCTCGGGCAGCCCAGGCCATGACCCGGAACAA